A genomic stretch from Thermomonospora umbrina includes:
- a CDS encoding DUF2330 domain-containing protein — protein MRPLPRLAAVAGLVLAWGGAGLADPSWSCGCGAMVTAGSELSVDRETSIVRYDDRTRTEEIVMRLSVRSEARDAAWLFPTPSPAEVELGDRGWFRQLDALTEPRVVKRRKWWGRPGGNETSGAAPGAAGGRGGVEVLGEKRLGPFQVATLASGDSGALAGWLERNGYRLSPRLEGALEPYVRLKWTYVAVKLAPDAGRALIGDLDPLRVAFRSDEIVYPMRLSRLARTDQSVHLYVLGAHRVEHHGPRGRASRVTFAGWVEPRQVAAPGLREFLGGRLFLTEVVNGWIDPETIDDDFRYRYTADRAHREVEYETEYVTFLGVPAGYAIVAGVLIGVGAVIAVRRRGAAG, from the coding sequence ATGCGTCCTCTCCCGCGCCTTGCGGCCGTCGCCGGTCTGGTCCTCGCCTGGGGCGGGGCGGGGCTGGCCGATCCCTCGTGGTCCTGCGGATGCGGCGCGATGGTCACCGCCGGCTCGGAGCTGAGCGTCGACCGCGAGACCTCGATCGTCCGCTACGACGACCGGACCCGGACCGAGGAGATCGTGATGCGGCTGTCGGTGCGGTCGGAGGCGCGCGACGCGGCCTGGCTGTTCCCCACGCCGTCGCCCGCCGAGGTGGAGCTGGGCGACCGGGGATGGTTCCGGCAGTTGGACGCGCTGACCGAGCCCCGGGTCGTCAAGCGCCGCAAGTGGTGGGGCCGGCCGGGCGGGAACGAGACGTCGGGCGCGGCGCCGGGGGCCGCCGGCGGCCGTGGGGGCGTCGAGGTGCTCGGGGAGAAGCGGCTGGGGCCGTTCCAGGTCGCCACCCTGGCCTCTGGCGACTCGGGGGCGCTGGCCGGCTGGCTGGAGCGCAACGGCTACCGGCTGAGCCCCCGGCTGGAGGGGGCGCTGGAGCCGTACGTGCGGCTGAAGTGGACGTACGTCGCGGTGAAGCTCGCCCCGGACGCGGGAAGGGCGCTGATCGGCGACCTCGATCCGCTGCGCGTCGCGTTCCGCAGCGACGAGATCGTGTACCCGATGCGCCTGTCCCGTCTGGCCCGGACGGACCAGTCCGTTCACCTGTACGTCCTCGGCGCGCACCGGGTGGAGCACCACGGGCCGCGCGGCCGGGCGTCCCGGGTGACGTTCGCGGGCTGGGTGGAGCCCCGGCAGGTGGCCGCGCCGGGGCTGCGGGAGTTCCTCGGCGGGCGGCTGTTCCTCACCGAGGTGGTGAACGGGTGGATCGACCCGGAGACGATCGACGACGACTTCCGCTACCGGTACACGGCCGACCGCGCCCACCGGGAGGTCGAGTACGAGACGGAGTACGTCACGTTCCTGGGCGTCCCGGCGGGCTACGCGATCGTGGCCGGCGTCCTGATCGGTGTGGGGGCCGTCATTGCCGTTCGGCGGAGAGGCGCTGCTGGATGA
- a CDS encoding AIM24 family protein, with product MSTPTFNPATLPSNDNVNPYAFSVDLSGQWFCQKGKMIAYYGQIRFEALSAGPLDALVASHFHSPLYAHDWIVAQGQGKLLLADRGFDVNSYDLDDGNLTVRAGNLLAFEPGLELKQSIIPGFLTLIGTGRFVAASNGPVHFVEPPIRVDPQALLGWADCPSPCHHYDHSYMRGALGAARMAFGIGGSSGEEHQFDFTGQGTVLMQSSEVVADADTMVRDLEGQIGMLGVGGLQRLQGVIQQRLSAERQ from the coding sequence GTGAGCACTCCCACGTTCAACCCGGCGACCCTGCCGTCCAACGACAACGTCAACCCGTACGCCTTCTCGGTGGACCTCAGCGGTCAGTGGTTCTGCCAGAAGGGCAAGATGATCGCCTACTACGGGCAGATCAGGTTCGAGGCGCTGTCCGCCGGGCCGCTGGACGCGCTGGTGGCCTCGCACTTCCACTCGCCGCTGTACGCCCACGACTGGATCGTCGCCCAGGGGCAGGGCAAGCTGCTGCTGGCCGACCGGGGCTTCGACGTCAACTCCTACGACCTCGACGACGGCAACCTGACGGTGCGGGCGGGCAACCTGCTGGCCTTCGAGCCCGGCCTGGAGCTCAAGCAGTCGATCATCCCCGGGTTCCTCACCCTGATCGGCACCGGCCGGTTCGTCGCCGCCTCCAACGGGCCGGTGCACTTCGTCGAGCCGCCCATCCGGGTGGACCCCCAGGCGTTGCTGGGCTGGGCCGACTGCCCGTCCCCCTGCCATCACTACGACCACTCCTACATGCGCGGCGCCCTCGGGGCGGCCCGCATGGCGTTCGGGATCGGCGGCAGCTCGGGGGAGGAGCACCAGTTCGACTTCACCGGCCAGGGCACCGTGCTGATGCAGTCGTCGGAGGTCGTCGCCGACGCCGACACGATGGTGCGCGACCTGGAGGGCCAGATCGGCATGCTCGGCGTCGGCGGCCTGCAGCGCCTGCAGGGAGTCATCCAGCAGCGCCTCTCCGCCGAACGGCAATGA
- a CDS encoding AIM24 family protein, with translation MPAFSPINHKMIQAPVGPGQELYSKRGAMLAYVGRVRFEPTATAGAGIGGMIGRAVAGESAPLMHVTGQGSAMFGHGGLHVNVVELAGDTLYVEADRLLVYDASLQAGTMFMGEQGGLSGVIRGQVTGQGLFTTTLTGHGSCAVLSHGGVVELPISPDRPVHVDPQAYVAHRGQVRNKLSTSLGLRDMVGRGSGEAFQLELSGHGLVYVQASEKKI, from the coding sequence ATGCCGGCATTCAGCCCGATCAACCACAAGATGATCCAGGCGCCGGTCGGTCCCGGCCAGGAGCTCTACAGCAAGCGCGGCGCGATGCTCGCCTACGTCGGCCGCGTCCGCTTCGAGCCGACCGCCACGGCGGGCGCGGGCATCGGCGGCATGATCGGCCGCGCGGTCGCCGGCGAGAGCGCGCCGCTCATGCACGTCACCGGGCAGGGCAGCGCGATGTTCGGGCACGGCGGCCTGCACGTGAACGTGGTGGAGCTCGCGGGCGACACCCTCTACGTGGAGGCCGACCGCCTGCTGGTGTACGACGCGAGCCTGCAGGCGGGGACCATGTTCATGGGCGAGCAGGGCGGCCTGAGCGGGGTCATCCGGGGCCAGGTGACCGGGCAGGGCCTGTTCACCACCACGCTCACCGGCCACGGCTCGTGCGCGGTGCTGTCGCACGGCGGTGTCGTCGAGCTGCCGATCAGTCCCGACCGGCCCGTTCACGTCGACCCGCAGGCGTACGTGGCCCACCGCGGCCAGGTGCGCAACAAGCTGTCCACCTCCCTGGGCCTGCGCGACATGGTCGGCCGCGGCTCCGGCGAGGCGTTCCAGCTCGAGCTGAGCGGCCACGGCCTGGTCTACGTGCAGGCCAGCGAGAAGAAGATCTGA
- a CDS encoding AIM24 family protein — MARFRLNGSRMLAVDLMNETIRALNGSMVAYDGQMTFKRQGMTGGEGLRGFVRRRVAGEGMTLMEVTGQGTVYLAAEAAEITLIPLQGDTLFVESESLLALDAGLQTGVQFVGLRGMGTGQGLATTKVDGHGMVAILSDGPAIALEVAPGMPLCVDPHAYVGHRGQLQQDVVTDVNWRTVLGQGSGESVQFRYQGHGLVYVQPAERGGGIMEV; from the coding sequence GTGGCGCGATTTCGGCTGAACGGTTCCAGGATGCTGGCCGTGGACCTCATGAACGAGACGATCCGGGCGCTGAACGGGTCCATGGTCGCCTACGACGGCCAGATGACCTTCAAGCGGCAGGGCATGACCGGGGGCGAGGGCCTGCGGGGCTTCGTGCGCCGCCGGGTGGCGGGCGAGGGCATGACCCTCATGGAGGTCACCGGCCAGGGGACGGTCTACCTCGCCGCCGAGGCCGCCGAGATCACCCTCATCCCCCTCCAGGGCGACACGCTGTTCGTGGAGTCCGAGAGCCTGCTGGCGCTCGACGCGGGGCTGCAGACCGGAGTGCAGTTCGTCGGGCTGCGGGGGATGGGCACCGGCCAGGGCCTGGCCACCACCAAGGTCGACGGGCACGGCATGGTGGCGATCCTGTCCGACGGCCCCGCCATCGCCCTGGAGGTGGCCCCGGGCATGCCGCTGTGCGTCGACCCGCACGCGTACGTGGGGCACCGGGGGCAGCTCCAGCAGGACGTGGTCACCGACGTCAACTGGCGGACGGTGCTGGGCCAGGGCTCGGGGGAGAGCGTGCAGTTCCGGTATCAGGGCCACGGGCTGGTGTACGTCCAGCCGGCCGAGCGCGGCGGCGGGATCATGGAGGTCTGA
- a CDS encoding acVLRF1 family peptidyl-tRNA hydrolase, with protein MARSGPAAGGGRRLEVSPERTERWVAGFAERHGGLAVTETGLRAVTFTAADGSVAECHVPFPPLTVRSGLEGLVAHALRDRRVGVLLVRLGGYAAGVFEGERLVASKVGARQVHGRSAAGGQSQQRFARRRDKQAREALAAAADVAVRVLGPETAGRTPLEAVVLGGDRRAIAALREDRRLAAVFALAVDEPFLTVPDPRLAVLRQTTVHFRAVRILLTERTAG; from the coding sequence GTGGCGAGGTCAGGCCCGGCCGCCGGGGGAGGACGCCGGCTCGAGGTGTCCCCCGAGCGCACCGAGAGATGGGTGGCGGGGTTCGCCGAGCGGCACGGCGGTCTCGCCGTGACCGAGACCGGGCTGCGGGCGGTGACGTTCACCGCCGCCGACGGCTCCGTCGCCGAATGCCACGTCCCCTTCCCGCCGCTCACGGTCCGCTCCGGCCTGGAGGGGCTCGTCGCGCACGCCCTCCGGGACCGGCGCGTCGGGGTCCTGCTGGTGCGGCTGGGCGGCTATGCGGCCGGGGTCTTCGAGGGCGAGCGACTGGTGGCGTCCAAGGTCGGCGCGCGGCAGGTCCACGGGCGCAGCGCCGCCGGGGGCCAGTCGCAGCAGCGGTTCGCCCGCCGCCGGGACAAGCAGGCCAGGGAGGCCCTGGCCGCCGCCGCCGACGTCGCGGTCCGCGTGCTGGGGCCCGAGACCGCCGGGCGCACCCCTCTGGAGGCCGTCGTGCTGGGCGGGGATCGCCGGGCGATCGCCGCGCTGCGCGAGGACCGGCGGCTGGCGGCGGTGTTCGCCCTGGCGGTCGACGAGCCCTTCCTGACCGTCCCGGACCCCCGACTGGCGGTGCTGCGGCAGACGACCGTCCACTTCCGCGCCGTCCGGATCCTGCTGACGGAGCGAACGGCCGGTTGA
- a CDS encoding ABC transporter permease, whose protein sequence is MWFTRERRGGRRWIVPVLALAAGVGVAALLASRDRTGAGLASLAVLAGYAAHLGYRRDEPALPIGAAFGGGHRARAHLRAAAMTGDVLVLALVGAVVVQALRGAEVTPYAWLAALAGGVYALSAMVTGRGV, encoded by the coding sequence ATGTGGTTCACACGCGAGCGCCGCGGCGGACGGCGCTGGATCGTGCCGGTGCTGGCGTTGGCCGCGGGCGTGGGGGTGGCGGCCCTGCTGGCGTCCCGGGACCGCACCGGCGCCGGGCTGGCCTCGCTGGCGGTGCTGGCCGGGTACGCGGCCCATCTGGGGTACCGGCGCGACGAGCCCGCCCTGCCCATCGGCGCCGCGTTCGGCGGCGGTCATCGGGCGCGGGCCCATCTGCGGGCCGCCGCGATGACCGGGGACGTGCTGGTCCTGGCCCTCGTCGGCGCGGTGGTGGTGCAGGCGTTGCGCGGCGCCGAGGTGACGCCCTATGCCTGGCTCGCCGCGCTGGCCGGGGGCGTATACGCGCTGTCCGCGATGGTAACGGGGCGTGGCGTGTAG
- a CDS encoding EAL domain-containing protein, with the protein MDVLLPAPAAFHPVVDLGTGAVVAVAAQCEPVGPPAALPMADPAREDVRRALLAARAVTELRTSLPLQLSLRAETVAQGRPTLAELHQGLVETGRRPNEIIISVTGGFAPAQRPVLSSALHDLRKAGYLIGLAGLGAAYTPLDLLVDGVPYLVRLDAELARRSSTDPRRSALVASLVELAHRIGTHVLAPGLANESQVLHLRELGVRLVQGPVLAPPEWRPGMRVTVPVAAAEAVPRPRADLGPRVSEFTVPAVTMSLDATAGMVLDAFDSERGTSSIVLVDGHRRPRHTIDRTRFLLTLSGAYGHALHAQKPAARLADPPRVVPKTVPAIAALRAAGREQERVYDDLVVTDEVGRCLGIVRVSDLIRSLSP; encoded by the coding sequence ATGGATGTCCTGCTCCCGGCTCCCGCCGCGTTCCACCCGGTGGTGGACCTCGGCACGGGCGCCGTGGTGGCGGTCGCCGCCCAGTGCGAGCCCGTGGGCCCGCCCGCCGCGCTCCCCATGGCCGATCCCGCCCGCGAGGACGTACGACGGGCGCTGCTGGCCGCCCGCGCGGTCACGGAGCTGCGGACCTCGCTCCCGCTCCAGTTGTCGCTGCGCGCCGAGACCGTCGCCCAAGGCCGCCCCACGCTGGCCGAGCTGCATCAGGGACTGGTCGAGACCGGCCGTCGTCCCAACGAGATCATCATCTCCGTCACCGGGGGCTTCGCCCCGGCCCAGCGCCCGGTGCTGAGCTCCGCCCTGCACGATCTGCGCAAGGCCGGCTACCTGATCGGGCTGGCCGGGCTCGGGGCCGCCTACACACCGCTGGACCTGCTGGTGGACGGGGTGCCGTACCTGGTGCGGCTGGACGCCGAGCTGGCCCGCCGGTCGTCCACCGATCCGCGCCGGTCGGCGCTGGTCGCCTCGCTGGTGGAGCTGGCCCACCGGATCGGCACGCACGTGCTGGCCCCCGGACTGGCGAACGAGTCCCAGGTGCTGCACCTGCGGGAGTTGGGCGTGCGCCTGGTGCAGGGCCCGGTGCTCGCGCCGCCGGAGTGGCGGCCGGGGATGCGCGTCACCGTCCCCGTGGCCGCCGCCGAGGCGGTCCCCCGTCCGCGCGCCGATCTGGGGCCGCGGGTGTCGGAGTTCACCGTGCCGGCGGTGACGATGTCCCTGGACGCCACCGCGGGAATGGTGCTGGACGCCTTCGACTCCGAGCGGGGCACCTCCAGCATCGTCCTGGTCGACGGCCACCGGCGGCCCCGCCACACCATCGACCGGACCCGGTTCCTGCTGACGCTGTCGGGCGCCTACGGACACGCGCTGCACGCCCAGAAGCCGGCGGCCCGGCTGGCCGATCCGCCTCGGGTGGTGCCCAAGACGGTCCCGGCCATCGCCGCGCTGCGGGCGGCGGGTCGTGAGCAGGAACGGGTCTACGACGATCTGGTGGTGACCGACGAGGTGGGCCGCTGTCTGGGCATCGTCCGGGTCAGCGACCTGATCCGCAGCCTGTCGCCCTGA
- a CDS encoding response regulator, whose translation MIRVLVADDQAAVRAGLVLILRSAPDMEVVGEAADGRRAVALARELLPDVVLMDVRMPELDGIAATRELAGTGVDVLVLTTFDVDEYVFGALRAGAAGFLLKDIDADRLLDAVRTVASGEGVLAPAVTRRLISAFATRPRTSATLPPPGLAELTPREREVFRCLGEGMSNGQIAARLSMAETTTKTHVSRILGKLGLRSRVQAAILAQELAEEGRADVPPHDEAGEPL comes from the coding sequence GTGATCAGGGTGCTGGTGGCCGACGACCAGGCGGCGGTGCGCGCCGGGCTGGTGCTGATCCTGCGGTCGGCCCCCGACATGGAGGTGGTCGGGGAGGCCGCCGACGGGCGGCGGGCGGTGGCGCTGGCCCGGGAGCTGCTGCCGGACGTGGTCCTGATGGACGTGCGGATGCCGGAGCTGGACGGCATCGCCGCCACCCGGGAGCTGGCCGGCACCGGCGTGGACGTGCTGGTCCTGACGACGTTCGACGTGGACGAGTACGTGTTCGGCGCGCTGCGGGCGGGGGCGGCGGGCTTCCTGCTCAAGGACATCGACGCCGACCGGCTGTTGGACGCCGTGCGCACGGTGGCCTCCGGCGAGGGCGTGCTGGCGCCCGCCGTCACCCGGCGGCTGATCAGCGCGTTCGCCACCCGTCCGCGCACGTCCGCGACCCTCCCGCCGCCGGGGTTGGCCGAGCTGACGCCCCGGGAGCGGGAGGTCTTCCGGTGCCTGGGCGAGGGGATGTCCAACGGACAGATCGCGGCCCGGCTGAGCATGGCCGAGACCACCACCAAGACCCATGTGAGCCGGATCCTGGGCAAGCTCGGTCTGCGCAGCCGCGTCCAGGCCGCGATCCTGGCGCAGGAGCTCGCCGAGGAGGGCCGAGCGGACGTTCCCCCGCATGATGAGGCCGGGGAGCCCCTCTGA
- a CDS encoding sensor histidine kinase, translating to MRFTTRQDALFAVAALAGGLLFLSAHGYTDWESDGTGPGVGWRVPSLLGVSGAMLFRRTRPLVGLAVATPASLLDIALGPSLGTMLIYTDSLYAAGLYGPRRTAERLLGVTATVTVLLAGGVGLWFAQWSVIVVTGGVAGMTWVGPVLTAMVVRAHRDKAELERQRAEQLARLGELDRRNAVVAERARMARELHDVIANHLSAVALHSSAVLRLPDLDREGIRQAMQVIRDNSVQGLAEMRRMIGLLREEPDRAADPPAAPRLTDLKGLVERAARPDLTVGLEVSGTVRELPAAVELAAYRIVQESLTNVLKHAGPGRAEVVVEHRPDRVRVRVDSPLGAERTELPGAGSGLVGMRERASILRGGFTAGRDGDRWVVRAELPTSVSEDGVDGGLA from the coding sequence GTGCGATTCACCACCCGCCAGGACGCCCTGTTCGCCGTCGCGGCGCTGGCCGGCGGGCTCCTCTTCCTGAGCGCCCACGGGTACACCGACTGGGAGTCCGACGGCACGGGTCCGGGCGTGGGCTGGCGGGTGCCGTCGCTGTTGGGCGTGTCCGGGGCGATGCTGTTCCGGCGGACGCGGCCGCTGGTGGGGCTGGCCGTCGCGACCCCGGCGAGCCTCCTCGACATCGCCCTGGGGCCCAGCCTCGGCACGATGCTGATCTACACCGACTCCCTCTACGCCGCCGGGCTCTACGGCCCCCGGCGGACGGCCGAGCGGCTGCTGGGCGTCACGGCTACGGTGACCGTGCTGCTGGCCGGGGGCGTGGGTCTGTGGTTCGCGCAGTGGAGCGTCATCGTGGTGACCGGCGGGGTCGCCGGGATGACCTGGGTGGGCCCGGTGCTGACCGCGATGGTCGTCCGCGCCCACCGCGACAAGGCCGAGCTGGAACGGCAGCGGGCCGAGCAACTGGCCAGGCTGGGCGAGCTGGACCGGCGCAACGCGGTCGTCGCCGAACGCGCCCGGATGGCCCGCGAGCTGCACGACGTGATCGCCAACCACCTCAGCGCGGTCGCGCTGCACTCCTCGGCGGTGCTGCGGCTGCCCGACCTGGACCGTGAGGGGATCCGGCAGGCGATGCAGGTGATCAGGGACAACAGCGTCCAGGGCCTGGCGGAGATGCGGCGGATGATCGGCTTGCTGCGCGAGGAGCCCGACCGGGCGGCCGACCCGCCGGCCGCGCCCCGCCTCACCGACCTGAAGGGCCTGGTGGAGCGCGCCGCCCGCCCCGACCTGACGGTGGGCCTGGAGGTCTCCGGCACGGTGCGCGAGCTGCCCGCAGCCGTGGAGCTGGCCGCCTACCGGATCGTCCAGGAGTCCCTGACCAACGTGCTCAAGCACGCGGGGCCCGGCCGCGCCGAGGTGGTCGTCGAGCACCGGCCCGACCGGGTCCGCGTGCGGGTCGACAGCCCGCTCGGGGCCGAGCGCACGGAGCTGCCCGGCGCGGGCAGCGGTCTCGTCGGGATGCGCGAACGGGCCTCGATCCTGCGCGGCGGCTTCACCGCGGGGCGGGACGGGGACCGGTGGGTGGTGCGTGCGGAGCTGCCGACCTCCGTCTCGGAGGACGGCGTGGACGGAGGTCTCGCGTGA
- a CDS encoding metal-sulfur cluster assembly factor, which produces MSETETTAPERGAEPENAVGVIAEEHEDILEALRDVVDPELGINVVDLGLIYGIDVVDEVAILDMTLTSAACPLTDVIEDQANSALDGLVKDVKINWVWLPPWGPDKISEDGREQLRALGFNV; this is translated from the coding sequence ATGAGCGAGACCGAGACCACGGCGCCGGAGCGCGGCGCCGAGCCCGAGAACGCCGTCGGCGTCATCGCCGAGGAGCACGAGGACATCCTCGAGGCGCTGCGGGACGTCGTGGACCCCGAACTCGGCATCAACGTCGTCGATCTCGGCCTGATCTACGGCATCGACGTCGTGGACGAGGTGGCGATCCTGGACATGACGCTGACCAGCGCGGCCTGTCCGCTCACCGACGTGATCGAGGACCAGGCGAACAGCGCGCTGGACGGCCTGGTCAAGGACGTGAAGATCAACTGGGTCTGGCTGCCGCCGTGGGGACCGGACAAGATCAGCGAGGACGGCCGCGAGCAGTTGCGCGCCCTCGGCTTCAACGTCTGA
- the sufU gene encoding Fe-S cluster assembly sulfur transfer protein SufU, protein MELESMYQEIILDHYRNPLHKGLREPFEAEVHHVNPTCGDEVTLRVHLEGDGDDTRVADVSYDSMGCSISQASASVMAELVIGKPVKEAMVVEEEFLALMQSRGQAEPDEDVLEDAVAFVGVSKYPARVKCALLAWMAWKDATARALGGVAS, encoded by the coding sequence ATGGAGCTCGAGTCGATGTACCAGGAGATCATCCTGGACCACTACCGCAACCCCCTGCACAAGGGGCTGCGGGAGCCGTTCGAGGCCGAGGTCCACCATGTCAACCCGACCTGCGGCGACGAGGTGACCCTGCGGGTCCACCTGGAGGGGGACGGGGACGACACGCGCGTCGCCGACGTCTCCTACGACTCCATGGGCTGCTCGATCAGCCAGGCCAGCGCCTCCGTGATGGCCGAGCTGGTGATCGGGAAGCCGGTCAAGGAGGCGATGGTGGTGGAGGAGGAGTTCCTGGCCCTGATGCAGTCGCGGGGGCAGGCCGAGCCCGACGAGGACGTCCTGGAGGACGCCGTCGCCTTCGTCGGGGTGTCGAAGTACCCGGCCCGAGTCAAATGCGCCCTGCTCGCCTGGATGGCGTGGAAGGACGCGACCGCCCGAGCCCTGGGAGGGGTGGCATCATGA
- a CDS encoding cysteine desulfurase translates to MTLLPEEIKKDFPLLSRTVRGGRPLVYLDSGATSQKPRAVLDAERNFYERHNAAVHRGAHLLAEEATDAFEGARATIATFIGAVPGEIVFTKNATEGINLVAYAMSNAATAGPESERFRVGPGDEIVVTEMEHHANLVPWQQLCRRTGATLRWFGITDDGRLDLDELDALVNERTKLVALTHQSNVLGTVPPVRGIIDRAREVGALVLLDAAQSVPHQPVDVAALDADFLVFSGHKMLGPSGVGVLWGRRGLLETMPPFITGGSMIEVVRMEGSTFLPPPQRFEAGVPMTAQAVGLAAACDYLSELGMAEVHAHEEALTAYALERVGEISGVRLIGPRTTEARGGTVSFVVDDLHPHDVGQVLDELGVAVRVGHHCAWPICRRFGIPATTRASFYVYNTLSDVDALTDGIRHAQKFFGTA, encoded by the coding sequence ATGACCCTGCTCCCCGAGGAGATCAAGAAGGACTTCCCCCTCCTGTCGCGGACGGTGCGCGGCGGACGTCCCCTGGTCTACCTCGACTCGGGCGCCACCTCGCAGAAGCCCCGCGCCGTGCTGGACGCCGAGCGGAACTTCTACGAGCGGCACAACGCGGCCGTGCACCGGGGCGCGCACCTGCTCGCCGAGGAGGCCACCGACGCGTTCGAGGGCGCCCGGGCGACCATCGCGACGTTCATCGGGGCGGTGCCGGGCGAGATCGTGTTCACCAAGAACGCCACCGAGGGCATCAACCTGGTGGCGTACGCGATGAGCAACGCCGCCACGGCCGGTCCCGAGTCGGAGCGGTTCCGGGTCGGTCCCGGCGACGAGATCGTCGTCACCGAGATGGAGCACCACGCCAACCTGGTGCCCTGGCAGCAGTTGTGCCGGCGGACCGGGGCGACGCTGCGCTGGTTCGGCATCACCGACGACGGCCGCCTCGATCTGGACGAGCTGGACGCGCTCGTGAACGAGCGGACGAAGCTCGTGGCGCTGACCCACCAGTCCAACGTGCTGGGCACCGTCCCGCCGGTCCGGGGCATCATCGACCGCGCCCGCGAGGTCGGGGCGCTGGTGCTGCTGGACGCGGCGCAGTCGGTCCCGCACCAGCCGGTGGACGTGGCCGCGCTGGACGCCGACTTCCTGGTGTTCTCCGGGCACAAGATGCTCGGGCCGTCCGGGGTGGGCGTGCTGTGGGGCCGCCGCGGTCTGCTGGAGACCATGCCCCCGTTCATCACCGGCGGGTCGATGATCGAGGTGGTGCGGATGGAGGGCTCCACGTTCCTGCCGCCGCCGCAGCGCTTCGAGGCCGGGGTGCCGATGACGGCCCAGGCCGTCGGGCTCGCCGCCGCCTGCGACTATCTGTCCGAGCTGGGCATGGCGGAGGTGCACGCGCACGAGGAGGCCCTCACCGCGTACGCGCTGGAGCGGGTCGGCGAGATCTCCGGGGTCCGCCTCATCGGGCCGCGCACCACCGAGGCGCGGGGCGGCACCGTCTCGTTCGTGGTCGACGACCTGCACCCGCACGACGTGGGTCAGGTGCTGGACGAGCTCGGCGTGGCCGTGCGGGTGGGGCACCACTGCGCCTGGCCGATCTGCCGGCGGTTCGGCATCCCGGCCACCACCCGGGCGTCGTTCTACGTCTACAACACGCTGTCGGACGTGGACGCGCTCACCGACGGGATCCGGCACGCGCAGAAGTTCTTCGGAACGGCCTGA
- the sufC gene encoding Fe-S cluster assembly ATPase SufC: protein MATLEIRDLHVSVGDGSDGSKEILRGVDLTVRSGETHAIMGPNGSGKSTLAYAIAGHPKYDITSGAVTLDGEDVLAMSVDERARAGLFLAMQYPVEVPGVSVSNFLRSAVTAVRGEAPKLRQFTKEMKAAMDALAIDPAFAQRSLNEGFSGGEKKRHEILQLELLKPKIAVLDETDSGLDVDALKVVSEGINRFGSSGETGVLLITHYTRILRYVKPDFVHVFSGGRIVEQGGSELAEVLENEGYEKYVKAGASS, encoded by the coding sequence ATGGCCACGCTAGAGATCCGCGACCTCCACGTCTCCGTCGGCGACGGCTCCGACGGGTCCAAGGAGATCCTGCGCGGCGTCGACCTGACCGTCCGGTCCGGCGAGACCCACGCGATCATGGGGCCCAACGGCTCCGGCAAGTCCACCCTGGCGTACGCGATCGCCGGGCACCCCAAGTACGACATCACCTCCGGCGCCGTCACCCTTGACGGCGAGGACGTGCTGGCGATGAGCGTGGACGAGCGCGCCCGCGCCGGGCTGTTCCTGGCGATGCAGTACCCGGTCGAGGTGCCCGGCGTCTCGGTGTCGAACTTCCTGCGCTCCGCGGTGACCGCGGTGCGCGGCGAGGCGCCGAAGCTGCGTCAGTTCACCAAGGAGATGAAGGCGGCGATGGACGCGCTGGCCATCGACCCGGCCTTCGCCCAGCGCAGCCTGAACGAGGGCTTCTCCGGCGGTGAGAAGAAGCGGCACGAGATCCTCCAGTTGGAGCTGCTCAAGCCCAAGATCGCGGTGCTGGACGAGACCGACTCCGGCCTCGACGTGGACGCCCTGAAGGTCGTCTCCGAGGGCATCAACCGGTTCGGCTCCAGCGGCGAGACGGGCGTGCTGCTGATCACGCACTACACCCGGATCCTGCGCTACGTGAAGCCCGACTTCGTGCACGTGTTCTCCGGCGGACGGATCGTCGAGCAGGGCGGTTCGGAGCTGGCGGAGGTGCTGGAGAACGAGGGTTACGAGAAGTACGTGAAGGCGGGCGCGTCCTCATGA
- a CDS encoding non-heme iron oxygenase ferredoxin subunit: MTDEGFVKVCALAEIPEDGALAVEIDDTPVALVRTGGEVFALRDVCSHAEVALTEGEVYDGTIECWLHGSCFDLRTGKPTNPPATRPVPTYRVRVDDGDVHVSLRPGPGDRPTPDTP; this comes from the coding sequence ATGACCGACGAGGGCTTCGTCAAGGTGTGCGCGCTGGCGGAGATCCCCGAGGACGGGGCGCTCGCCGTGGAGATCGACGACACCCCGGTGGCGCTGGTGCGCACCGGCGGCGAGGTCTTCGCGCTGCGCGACGTCTGCTCGCACGCCGAGGTCGCGCTGACGGAGGGCGAGGTGTACGACGGCACGATCGAGTGCTGGCTGCACGGCTCGTGCTTCGACCTGCGCACCGGAAAGCCCACCAACCCGCCGGCCACCCGGCCGGTGCCCACCTACCGGGTCCGGGTCGACGACGGCGACGTGCACGTGTCGCTGCGCCCCGGCCCCGGCGACCGACCCACCCCAGACACGCCCTGA